Genomic DNA from Elgaria multicarinata webbii isolate HBS135686 ecotype San Diego chromosome 2, rElgMul1.1.pri, whole genome shotgun sequence:
TGCTCCATCCCACTTCCTTTTTAGTCACACTTTGAGCACTGCTTTCGTTTCTTCTTGCACTGTGGTGAGTTTGTTGAATCTAGATCTATTGTTTGGCCCagaactagcacatcagggagtgTAACGTAAGTACTTTTGGAGGGGCTTAAATGAATTTGAGGGCAGGGCTTAATTTGATACTGAGCTTGGTTCCAACAGGCTTGAAAGAATATGCTTCTGTTCTGACAatgtcaatattttttttaaatggtttaattaattaaaaggtGCCTCATGTTTTTGCCTCATGTTTGAGTAACCAGAATCCCTCTAAAGAAAGCACTTGTCCCTTGTCAAGAAAACTTGACCCTTTTGTTTGAGAAATCAACTACTCGGTGAGGATGATCATTCTTGAACAACTCCATCTGAAGAGAATCATGGGAAAAGCCCAGAGCCAGACTGTCTCAAGCTTATTTCTGATGTTATCATGCAATCTAAAAGAGCATTGCAGATGGAGATCCTTCCGTTTgtttatttttaggctgcttttaggGGTAAAATCCTCTCAAGGGAATgatagcttttttatttttttgaagcaCTGAATGTTTATACTGAAGAGGATTTGATTGCAGCTAGTACAGAGGGGAGTGGTAAAAACATGGGGAGCAGTTTAAATGAAAtggccaaactaaatgtgacaTGGAACTGGGAAGCCTGAAAAAGaaattaacaaaaaaagaaatgaataggATATGTGTTCATAAATATACACCCTATGTGCTACCAACtccagttttctttctctctctctctctctggctggagaatgctggcagCTTTacggctttttctgtctaaacatgcataggatttcaactCTAGTTAGCTTAGTTTTGATTGGCCCCTTGAGTCATTACTCATGAGTCAATTTGATTTCATGGGGTTAAATCtagtgttagtcctacatagagtagacccaattgaaatgaatgggacttacattatTATTAAATCAAGCCCTATTCATGTCAATGTGTCTATTCTACAGAGAACTAAAGTTGGATTTATTCCATGTAGTGGTCGTTTGTAGTATTTACCCAGATCTGAACAAGTTACTGATCATTGATTTGTttcttgatttgtttgtttgcagaTTGCTGAGTTGTGGCAATAGATCCAGCGAGAATGGCCAATAGGACAGCAATGTTCAGTCCCATAAATAGTGCCAACATAATGCAGGCAGGCCAGGAGGCGCCTACTATTGTTAATCAACCAGAAGGGATGGTACACTATGTGCAATATGCAGGCCAGCAATTTGGAAACCCCAGCAACCCACTTCAGCAGATCCCACAAACGGGGGTGATGGAGAAACTCCTCAAAGTAGAGACCAAGACTCTGGGGGTAAGTGCGTTTGACATCTGCTTATGTCATATCCATGGCAATAAAGGTGGTTGCCCTGCAAGGGTAATGTTTCCTCCAAACTCACATGGACCAATTATTTATTTTCTGGTTAAATTGTGAATTAACTCAGGGTAAATTCAGCCATTAGTAGTTAGGCCGAAGCCACGTATCCTCCCTGGCTTTTTATAATGACACAGATCTCACCAggcggcctgcctgcctgcctccatcCTGCCCTCCTTTGGGTTTCACACTTCACAAGATCTAATGTAGCCATCGGAGGGGaagtcaaatttatttatttatttatttatttatttatttatttatttattacatttctataccgcccaatagccgaagctctctgggcggttcacaaaattaattttgaaaataTGCATCTGAAGCAACAGTTTCCACCATCCCCTCACATCTGCCTGCCCCCCAAGATTAGACAAAtgttcctccccacacacagatTTGCACCCTGATTTCATGCTAGGAAAAAAACCGAACTGACTtgaagagcttctccacatgagtgatttattgtacTCTTATTAGCttcccttggaagtttgcaagtcttttacatgacaccatcaacctccaggatgtctcctgtgcttttcccAGGTAATCTCATTCAaaagagagaggggcgggggagagagagagacaatacAGAATTTAAATAATCCCAAAATATTCTCAGGGTAGTAATGCTGGCATAGAgttataattctgccactagatggtgctgtttcattgaacttaataACATTgatgagaggggaagttttcaactcAAAATCATGTGgctgtcatctaaagaaccacaTAGTGAACGTGGAAAGACTGCAAAAGATGAAACCCTGGTAAAGTTTCAAGTTTTTtaccttaatgtagagacaccccaAGTCATCGTACAATTTCAGCCTAATTTATAATGAATTACAGTCTTACTTATTATGGTGGTAGTGGGGGGATGATTttctgccttgagctccttggatgagagttgtggtgatggtgatgatgatgatgatgatgatgatgatgacgatgagtgattcacaaataataataaaataataataatgtgttttgaGGTAGATTGTATCTAGCCCTAGATTATCCATTGAGCTTTATGGTTAAGGAGGGATTAAACCCAGTTCTCTGTGATCAGTCCCTGATACTCTGTCCACTGGCATAGTTGCTCCCCCAAGCGCTAACAAAGAGATCAACCATTCCTGCCTTCCACCTAATGTGGGTAGTTTTGCATTCACACTATGGGTCTCTGACCTGCACCTTTGCTAATAAGGAGGTCATTTCTTTTCACAGCAGCACAGCAAAACTTTTTTCTCCCACACCAAATAAAGCAATATTAGGAGATCCTTAATCCTTTGCTTCCCGAAGACTGGATGAAGGAGAGCATGGCTAAAGATGAGATGACCTAAAATAAGAAGGATACACACAATGAATTGGCAGACAGCGAGAAACTGCGCTAAAGGACAATCTTTCTTACCCAACATAGGGACCTGAAGTGTTCTTTGTCTTTACTTTTTAGTGGTTATGTTGCAGTCAATGTTGAGTTTTTCTATTTCACCTGTACCAAAACTGAAGGAACTGCTTTAAATTGTTCGTTTAATTTCTCACACAGGCCATACAAATTATGATTGGATTGATACACATTGGCTTTGGGACTCTCTTACATTTTGTTGATGATAGAATGGACTTCCTGCGTTTTGCCACTTTTGGACAATATCCATTATGGGGTGGTCTACTAGTAAGTTGTGTATTATTTGTCTTTGAGAGCCAGCATGTTTCAGGGTCTATAGTTGTGAATTTTGACCTCCATTCAGATTCCTATTCAAGGGTTAACTATCTTTTGGGGCTGAAAGAGTTTGATCTTTAAAGACGATCAAACTGAAGAAGTCTAGGATTCACAGATCAGATCCACCCATGCCTATCCATCACAGCTACAACATTTTGACACACTCTGGCATGATTAAGAAATGGAACCCTGGACAGGGCTATGCAGAGACGTGCAATGGTTTTGTCCTCAGTAGCTAGTGTCAGCAAAATAACAGCTTTAGCCCTCAAGCTAGCGGTGTTCCCAAAAGCACCTCTTTCCTCTTTCATATAGTAGTAAATTCTGTGTCTTTGAACTCTGTAGGGGAAAAACAAATGTTGCAGTGGGTATAAAATCTATCTTTCAACCTTGACACTAGGTCGCCTGCCCCCCGCCCCTGGACAGGAATAATAAGAAATATTCAATATGTTATGTGCGCAAAGCATGTTATGATTCAGAATACACAACCTTTCCCTTATCTGGTATTGCTCCAAGAGTTCCATGTTGTTAGtagtagggagacattttctgttaaaaaaaattaagttaaattcatttctcctttcccctcccctgcagtTCATTATTTCTGGATCCCTATCTGTACCTGTTGAGAAATACCTAAACGTCAACTTGGTGAGTTATATaccattcccccctctttaatGTTGGAGAGGGAAACAAGTAACTTTCCTTCTTATTATATATCCAGCTCCCTATCAGCAGTCTGCACTATTCAGATGTGCATTTGTCATAAATCAAGGTAGTGTGCAAGACTGAAGCTCATCAAGCAGAGGCAGCCATGACCCCATCAAGTCCCAACCCTCGATCCCATCAGCATCCATCCCCACCTGTAAGGTGCTATGGGACTCAAACCAGGGAATTAATCTGGCAACAGGGCCCAGATACCTTATTCCTGCACACCAGAGCAGCTCTCAAGAAAAGGAATCTATCAGGCACCATGCACCTCCCCGAAAAATAGCCCAACCCACCAGATCACAGGAGAAGTTGGGTTTCAGCAGTGGTATTCCACCCCACAGGCACTACAATTCTGAGTGGCAGCTGAACAGCTGAGCTTAGGGCTGTCCATCACTGGAAATCCGGCCCTTTTTGGGATGGCCGGAGTTCTACAACATGCCCAACTCGCCTTGCATTTGCAAACTCAGCGGTGGATTTTCCTCAAACTCCAGGGACATTTTGCATATCTTTTTGTGTCAGCTGTAATTTGCGCAGAGAGAGATTGGTGCAAATTGTGGCCGCAACTCGCTTTGTGTCTGCGAGCCAAGCTTCAGGCTGTTCCCCCAACTCTGGGaatttttttgtgcatttttttttttaggagaaggttctgcaattcacacaaattcccaagcaatttgtgcaaattcaattGTAATATCCATAATTGGCTGTGATGTGCACAAATAGCAcaacctctctcccaccccccaaaagtccCAGAAGATCTGCTGCAGATTGAATTGGGTGTTGCAGCAAGAACCAAAACAAAGTCCAGGGAGCTCAGCCTGGGAAAACTCACTGAAGctagaaaaaggaaggaaggaaaggtgggGAGTTGGGAGATGTGGTTGGAGAGGTAAGGAGGGAGGCTAAAGAGGGAAAGGTGGGGATTGGGGTAATCCCTGGGAAGGGGTGAGGAGCAAAGGGGGTTGAAAAggcacaggggggtggggaggagagaaagtcTGAGAAAGAGGGTGGAAATGGATTGGAAGCAGAGAAAGCCAGAGACTGCAAGCGGGAGATGGAGGCAGAGTGATCAAGAGTTTGGAGGTGGGGAACGAACCAGAGGACAGTGTGAGAGAAAAGAACACAGAGActgggaaaaaggaaaaaaatgcaatccaactcctgttcaatgcaggatccGCCACTCAGGATGCAACTTCAGCCTCACTACCTAatagccatccagcctctgcttaaatacttccagcAATGAATTCTGTCTGTTCTCGTAGTGAACAGCTCTTGTCACAAAATGAGGAATTCCAGACCGTTTTTTAGTGTAAAATCACATtgcctcgttcatggaatttCATGGGGAATCCAGACAATGTCATCcatgttctgtgttttcccaGTGCTTCTTCCATATTTTCTTTTCCCACAAAACAACTGttcaggagggaaagatggaatcgCTGCCCAGTGCTTTTTGATTGCTGGCACTAGCAGCTGTCCAACTGGAAGAACCCCATGAATGGAattgtcttttctcttccccttggGTGTGCGCTTGTGAGACCCAAGTTTCCTTCCTTCTGCGACCCTGTTGGGTTCTCCAGCGGTCTTGAAAATCCTGGTGCAGTAAACCTGCAGGCACATGGAAGCAGAAAAACATTCAAGATCCATCTGACCTGACTGAGTCCAATTTGAAATCCTACCTAACCATCCCTAATGAGATTTCCACAGTTTGAAGCCAATAACAGCTCTGGCAGTTGAGGTCTATGGGTGGTTGGCCAGGCCTCCTGGGGCTTTTTTTATTGAACAGTTTGCTAAATGATGTATAACATCCTATTATTTACATTCTAAATTATATAATATAACTGTTTGGGATAAACAAGAGGAGGGTTTTCTTTAGCCAGAATGTTAAGGTGTAAAGAAATCTCACTAGCTTTCCATTTCTTCTTATACACGTGGCCTTAGCAAGCTGCATTCAGTTGGAAATACAAACAGAAAGAAGAGGAAACCACACAGTTTCACATGATTTATAGATCTTCCACCGCACCCTTAACGGCTTCATATTATGTTTAGATACATATTTCCCCCGGATCTTTTAGTACTGTTTCAAACTCTGGCTTCTTGCACAACATGTGCCTTGCTTCACCTTGACTCAGTATGCTTCTTGGACAGTTTGCCTGATTCATTTTGTCTTTCAGGTGAAATGCAGTGTGGGGATGAACATTGTAAGTGCTATAGCAACATTATTTGGCATCACTGCGTATATAGCAGAATTGGTTGTAAGACAAGGTTATTCAAACAGACTATCAGTAATAGTAAGTAACATTATGGGCATGACCCAAATAATGGGGAAAGAAAGTTGGACACACCTTGAGCTTTACTCACTGTTTTTATTGCAGCTGATTcaattgtatctttaacagttgtgtggaaaagggaattcagccgatgtcatttgtatgcatgcaacacctggggaaattccctgttcatcacaacagttaaagctgttaaagtatagctagaatgaccagatacaaaagaggtcagggctcctgtagctttaactgtggtgatacaggagccttgtcctccttttcatatgatcaccctaagtgTAGCCAAGGTGAAAACATGGGAGAGTAGTCAAGCAGAATTGCAGTTCAAGAAGCAGAATTAGGCAAGAGCCCAGAGGTCAATAGCATGGAGGTTCAATTCCCAGGCATGGTCAGGGATACAGTTACAGTTTGTTATAGTTCCTCTGGCAAATGATCTCCTTGCTCATGAGAAATCCTTTGCTCTTGGAATTCTCCTACCTTCTCAAAAGTGCTCTACTAGCCTGCCTTTTGAGGCGCTGTGGTTGCCCAGAGGTGGAACTGCTCTCCTCCTGTGGGAACAGAACCATGGCCATccccctgagggcccaggctcctccccAAGTCACCTGACCTGGGTGGCTTGTTTGCATCAtctgtctctgggagctctagttccgaggaggaggaggaggaggattcctccagtgggggcatgtTAAATGTATATTAAATGAATGCTAAACGtaatatcaaataaataatatacccGAAATATTTTTGTGTTATGTTGCAAATTTCAAATACTAACTATATGTTTTGCAATGTTATGTTTAAGGAGGCATTTCTATGTCTGGAAGAAGCCTTGATCAAATGACTCAAATTTGCCACCACTGCCCCTATTTGTTCTTGAGAGGGGTttctccacccacacccacccaccacccaccacctaATGTTTTCAGATCAGTTGCACCTAGAGGAAGATGGCTAATCGGGCACTGTTTATTGAACTCATTCACTAGTATAATCCAAAGTATATAAGTTATGTGATTCCACTTGCTTCTCTACTCTGCAGTCTATGGACGCTGGTTTCTCCACCCTGCTCCTCTTGTTTAGCACACTGGAGTTCTGCATCACTGTTTCGGGGGCGCATTTTGGTTGCCAGGCCACCTGCTGTTCTAAGGAAGTGGTGAGCGGCCCATATTTTGCTTAGAGTTTTAGCAGATCGTGTCAAAAAGCTGGAGGAGAAAACAGAATAGGGATGATGTTTATTCATGGATGGGGAAAAAATGCCTACAGTGGGGTTCTTGCAGTTTTCTCTGACTAACAGGATGCAGGGTCTGGATGATGCTGAGTCTGGATCATGAGTCTGAAGAAGCCTAGGAAATCTTCTCTTCCTTATCTAGACAATGATAAGGAATTTGATTTCCCCCATTTCATCTAACTtcatcacaacacacacacaccaaacacctCTAGGGTAGGGAGCAGTCCTTTGGCATGAAGGTGCCTACGTTAGGGACATGGCAGGAGCAATCTCTACTGCTGAGGACAAAATGTTGGGGAAGCCACTGACAAGTTAAAGACAGCAGGGTCGCTTCCACTTTTTCCAGGACATTGAATGCGTTCCTCAGCTGATTTGTGTATTCTGCAATAGATGTACATGCATGAAGCAAGCTGCAGGTCTTCTCTCAAGGTTACCGTTCATGTGCAAGGATCTAGCATTTCTCAGCTCCCAGGCTGCAGTAATGCAGTCTGGACATGGGGAAATGCTACTCTTTCTCCAGAAAATGCATTCATTCCAAATATAATTTGTGGGTAGACTAGTTGTCACAGGGCTCTCTGAGCCAAGAGAAAACTCAACACCAGATATGACAAGCATGACGATTACAAAGGAAACTGCTGTGTTCTGTTCCAGGTCAGACTACTGGGCCATCTAGCTTGGAGTTGCCTAGGTCTAGTTCAATTGGCAATAGCTCTGCAGGGGCTCAAGCAGAAAGGCATTTTCCAGCTATGCTATCTGTGATTCTCTTaactggattgaacctgggactgtctgcatgcaaagcatgtgctctcccaaagggatgttggagaaatctgcagcaGATTCAAGTGAGTTCAGTTTTCTATGAATCCTATCTGCAGATTCCACAATGGACTGGCTTTTGCTGAGTCATCTGGATTCCACGGACTTGTGGTCTGGTTTTTCCCGTTTGAGGAGGATTTGCACTGATTCACATTAAcacaaatgtgcattagcacattaatgctaatgtgcacttgtgcagGTAGAACAAAatgctggtaaaaaaaaaatccaattccgttaatgagtggatgatggaatgcaAGACACCAGTCAAtctatgaaacacagatggaatgaatttaataaattccatacatccctacctttCCTCTTAAATAGGGATGTTATAGGTATCCAACTGGCTCCAGGAGTCCAGAAGACTCTCCCACGTCGGCCTTCCTGGACCCAGCTcactgagtcattgctgccaCCCACCCCTGTTTATGGCACCGCACAAGCTTTCATGTGGCCCTGTGAACTCCCAATGATGCTGAGGGGCTACTTGCCCTCATCTGGAACCACTATTGTGTGCAACAGTGGGTGCTCGGAAAATTGCATATGTTCCATTGACAcctttaatgttgtgtaaatggagtctttacagctgccatttccacAAATGTATTTCTGTAAAGGGGTTCACAGACCCCTTCACAGTTGTGAAGATTGGCAATTACACTAGTAACGCTctgttgcagagaaatttgctttaatggtgggggtgggggtggcaaagaAGAGAACAATGGTGTTGATAATTACAATGAAGCTGTTTCTTATTGCAAATTGTATGTTTGTGTTGCAGGGCATAGCTTTAGTGCCATACACTGTCATTGGAGGCAGTGTGAATCCTGCAGAAGGCAATCCTGGTCTTCCAGCCCATCACAATGTCACACCTTCTCCAAGTAGTGAGGCTTAATAAAGAACCCAAGGAGAGCTTATGGAAGATGCTATGCTAGCAAcctagccactgtggttaggaatggttcatgcgatatcctaagtcatagttcacatgtcATACAGCCCAGAAACTTTCCTTACCCATAATGTTGTAAAGATACACAAGGTTTAAGTGTCAAACTGccataattaaaaaacaacaactaattgTACTGCCATCCCACTCACACTTAACTAGCTTGTTAACCAGAATGCACAACAGCATCCAGGAACACCAGTAGGTgtgttttaaaaactattttaaacaaaatatgccatatcttctcagtggtggccccccgactgtggaatgatcttcccgatgaagctcgcctggcgccaacgttgttatcttttcggcgccaggtcaagacttttctcttctcccaggcattttaacagcatttaacaacgttaagtttgtttttaatggaccccagaattgttgtttttaaatggatactgttgtttttatactgtttttatgtttttttaaatttttgtatacttttaatgtttactatttttaattgttgtaaacagcccagagagcttcagctgtggggcggtatataaatgtaataaaataaataaataaataaataaataaatatctataaTCATTTACAGAAAACCCAATATTTAATACGACATAGGATAAACTTTTCATTGAAAGATGGAGATGATTTATGATgtattggaataataataaaaaaaatgtcataCAGCCCGGAAACTTTCCTTATTCATAACGTTTTAAAGATACACAAA
This window encodes:
- the LOC134392558 gene encoding membrane-spanning 4-domains subfamily A member 15-like isoform X2 — protein: MANRTAMFSPINSANIMQAGQEAPTIVNQPEGMVHYVQYAGQQFGNPSNPLQQIPQTGVMEKLLKVETKTLGAIQIMIGLIHIGFGTLLHFVDDRMDFLRFATFGQYPLWGGLLFIISGSLSVPVEKYLNVNLVKCSVGMNISMDAGFSTLLLLFSTLEFCITVSGAHFGCQATCCSKEVGIALVPYTVIGGSVNPAEGNPGLPAHHNVTPSPSSEA
- the LOC134392558 gene encoding membrane-spanning 4-domains subfamily A member 12-like isoform X1, which codes for MANRTAMFSPINSANIMQAGQEAPTIVNQPEGMVHYVQYAGQQFGNPSNPLQQIPQTGVMEKLLKVETKTLGAIQIMIGLIHIGFGTLLHFVDDRMDFLRFATFGQYPLWGGLLFIISGSLSVPVEKYLNVNLVKCSVGMNIVSAIATLFGITAYIAELVVRQGYSNRLSVISMDAGFSTLLLLFSTLEFCITVSGAHFGCQATCCSKEVGIALVPYTVIGGSVNPAEGNPGLPAHHNVTPSPSSEA